One Bufo gargarizans isolate SCDJY-AF-19 chromosome 3, ASM1485885v1, whole genome shotgun sequence DNA segment encodes these proteins:
- the LOC122933191 gene encoding keratin, type II cytoskeletal 5-like: protein MSASRQTTYSVGGTKNFSAGSAVPAGGNRNSFSSVSVSRSGCGGGNAARASSGAFGSRSLYSLGGTRRISIPTNLQSNGGVGSGFGGGAGYGFGSGLGVGQGFVGASDFPVCPPGGIQQVTINQSLLAPLNLEIDPTIQKVRTEEREQIKTLNNKFATFIDKVRFLEQQNKVLETKWNLLQEQGVKTVKNTIEPLFEAYINQLRRQLDSLINDKARLDGELKHMQESVEDYKAKYEDEINKRTTAENEFVVLKKDVDAAYMNKVELESKESSLTDEINFMRALYEAELSQMQTQISDTSVILSMDNNRDLDLNSIITEVKAQYEDIANRSRQEAESWYQTKYEELQVSAGRHGDDLKNTKTEISELNRMINRMRSEIDNVKKQIVKLQTAIADAEQRGELAVTDAKKKLAELEDALQKAKQDMARQLREYQDLMNVKLALDIEIATYRKLLEGEESRLAGDGVGPVNISVVSSTYGTSSGVGHGYGAGSGFGSGGGSGFSSGSGFGFGSGRQGIGGGNFSASNLKQAGFGSGSNSNVKIVSTTSTSSRKF from the exons ATGTCTGCATCTCGCCAAACAACATACTCTGTTGGAGGAACAAAGAACTTCAGTGCTGGTTCTGCTGTTCCAGCAGGGGGAAATCGCAACAGTTTTAGTTCTGTTTCAGTCTCTCGCTCTGGCTGTGGAGGTGGAAATGCTGCCCGGGCTAGCTCTGGGGCCTTTGGTAGCAGAAGTCTGTACAGCTTAGGAGGAACCAGAAGGATCTCCATTCCGACAAATTTACAATCTAATGGCGGAGTTGGATCTGGATTTGGTGGCGGTGCTGGTTATGGATTCGGCTCTGGGTTGGGAGTTGGTCAAGGATTTGTTGGCGCATCTGACTTTCCTGTATGCCCACCTGGTGGAATCCAGCAGGTTACTATCAACCAAAGTCTTTTAGCTCCACTGAATTTGGAAATTGATCCAACCATTCAGAAAGTGCGCACAGAGGAAAGGGAGCAAATCAAGACTCTTAACAACAAGTTTGCAACCTTCATTGATAAG GTCAGATTCCTAGAACAACAGAACAAAGTCCTGGAGACCAAATGGAACCTTTTGCAAGAACAAGGAGTAAAGACAGTTAAAAATACCATTGAACCCCTCTTTGAAGCCTACATTAATCAACTTCGGCGGCAGCTTGACAGTCTAATCAATGACAAGGCTCGTCTGGATGGAGAACTTAAACATATGCAGGAATCTGTAGAGGACTATAAGGCCAA GTATGAAGATGAAATCAACAAGCGCACAACTGCTGAAAACGAGTTTGTGGTACTCAAGAAG GACGTGGATGCTGCCTACATGAACAAAGTGGAACTGGAGTCTAAAGAGTCTAGTCTAACAGATGAGATCAACTTCATGAGGGCTCTGTATGAAGCA GAACTTTCCCAAATGCAAACACAGATCTCAGATACTTCAGTCATCTTGTCCATGGACAATAACAGAGATTTAGATCTAAACAGCATTATCACTGAGGTCAAGGCTCAGTATGAGGATATTGCCAACCGAAGTCGCCAAGAAGCAGAGTCCTGGTACCAAACTAAA TATGAGGAGCTCCAGGTTTCTGCTGGAAGACATGGTGATGATCTGAAGAACACAAAGACTGAAATCTCAGAGCTAAACCGTATGATTAACAGGATGCGCTCAGAAATTGACAACGTGAAGAAACAA ATTGTCAAGCTGCAGACTGCTATTGCTgatgcagagcagagaggagagcTTGCAGTGACAGATGCCAAGAAGAAGCTTGCAGAGCTTGAGGATGCTCTACAGAAGGCCAAGCAAGACATGGCTCGCCAACTCCGTGAATACCAAGATCTGATGAATGTTAAACTGGCTCTAGATATTGAGATTGCCACCTACAGGAAACTGCTAGAAGGAGAGGAGAGCAG GTTGGCTGGAGATGGTGTTGGACCAGTTAACATAT CTGTTGTGAGCTCAACCTATGGAACCAGTAGTGGAGTAGGTCATGGATATGGAGCCGGAAGTGGTTTCGgtagtggaggtggaagtggatttAGCAGTGGAAGCGGATTTGGATTCGGAAGTGGACGGCAAGGGATCGGTGGTGGAAACTTCAGTGCAAGCAATTTAAAACAAGCCGGATTTGGCAGTGGCAGCAATTCCAATGTAAAAATTGTGTCAACAACTTCCACAAGCTCCCGGAAGTTTTAA